In Pseudodesulfovibrio sp. S3, one DNA window encodes the following:
- a CDS encoding fumarate hydratase, which yields MREIQAADVVEAVAQMCMKGNTELPQDVRRKFEQAMAEETSPAAKEVLRQLLENADLSLETKLPLCQDCGLAVFYVEVGDDCKVVGGNLRELINEGVRKGYADGYLRKSACDPLTRANTGDGTPAIIHFDMVPGDRLKIAYMAKGGGAENMSRVTMLAPAQGWEGIKKFVVNRVAEAGPNPCPPTVIGIGVGGTFEHAAKIAKKSLLRTLDDTHPDPKIAALEKELEEALNGLGIGPMGLGGKTTVLGVKITMEPCHLASLPLAVNVQCHSQRHEEVVL from the coding sequence ATGAGAGAGATACAAGCAGCGGATGTTGTGGAAGCCGTGGCCCAAATGTGCATGAAGGGCAACACCGAGCTTCCGCAGGATGTCCGCAGGAAATTCGAGCAGGCCATGGCCGAGGAGACTTCTCCGGCGGCCAAGGAAGTCCTGCGCCAGTTGTTGGAAAACGCCGATCTGTCCCTGGAGACCAAGCTGCCGTTGTGCCAGGACTGCGGGCTGGCCGTTTTTTACGTTGAAGTGGGCGATGACTGCAAGGTCGTCGGCGGCAATCTGCGCGAGTTGATCAACGAGGGCGTTCGCAAGGGATATGCCGACGGCTATCTGCGCAAGTCCGCCTGCGATCCTCTTACCCGCGCCAATACCGGTGACGGAACTCCGGCCATCATCCATTTTGATATGGTGCCGGGCGATCGATTGAAGATTGCCTATATGGCCAAGGGCGGTGGTGCGGAAAACATGTCTCGCGTCACCATGCTGGCTCCGGCCCAAGGATGGGAAGGCATTAAGAAGTTTGTCGTCAACCGGGTGGCCGAGGCCGGTCCCAACCCGTGTCCCCCGACCGTCATCGGCATCGGCGTGGGCGGCACTTTCGAACACGCTGCCAAGATCGCGAAGAAGTCGCTGTTGCGCACATTGGACGATACGCATCCTGATCCGAAGATTGCGGCTTTGGAAAAAGAATTGGAAGAGGCTCTGAACGGCCTGGGCATAGGTCCCATGGGCTTGGGCGGCAAGACCACCGTGCTCGGCGTGAAGATAACCATGGAGCCGTGCCATCTGGCCAGTTTGCCTTTGGCCGTCAATGTCCAGTGTCATTCCCAGCGCCACGAGGAGGTCGTACTGTAA
- a CDS encoding TetR family transcriptional regulator C-terminal domain-containing protein, whose amino-acid sequence MSEDTKQRLIEAGAELVHQRGFNNTGLKDILQAAGVPKGSFYFYFDNKETFGIEMVDYYGSQFRALIQEVRRNASLSPLEQVRHIFAAFQSHFKTHGYTRGCPIGNLAQEMGDLSKPFREKLLAAMDGMIAAFASILDEAKVLGEIPTDLDSRETAIFMVEAWHGAIIRMKVTNSPEPLELFSKFIFEKILK is encoded by the coding sequence ATGAGCGAAGACACCAAGCAACGCCTTATCGAAGCCGGTGCCGAACTGGTACACCAACGGGGCTTCAACAACACCGGACTCAAGGACATCCTGCAAGCTGCAGGAGTTCCCAAGGGATCATTCTATTTCTATTTCGACAACAAGGAGACGTTCGGCATAGAGATGGTGGACTATTACGGCAGCCAGTTCAGGGCATTGATCCAGGAGGTCCGCAGGAATGCCTCGCTGTCCCCACTGGAACAGGTCCGGCATATTTTTGCCGCCTTCCAGAGCCACTTCAAAACCCACGGCTACACCCGAGGCTGTCCGATAGGAAACCTTGCCCAGGAGATGGGCGACTTGAGCAAACCCTTTCGGGAAAAACTCCTTGCAGCCATGGACGGCATGATTGCCGCCTTTGCAAGCATACTGGATGAAGCCAAGGTTCTTGGAGAAATTCCTACGGATCTTGATAGCCGTGAAACCGCCATCTTCATGGTCGAAGCATGGCACGGAGCCATCATCAGGATGAAAGTGACCAACTCCCCGGAACCGCTTGAACTCTTTTCCAAATTCATTTTCGAAAAAATACTGAAGTAA
- a CDS encoding transporter substrate-binding domain-containing protein — MKRIFNSLLFILFLISVTVLPCNADKFIAMTAPYPPYTVSNGLQVTGMSVSTLTTIMDMCETPIVDKEIKLTPWAYAYETTAHSPASIMLNAQRTTKTEHLYKWVGPFTTTNIVLIGKKKHKFFITNKSDLKGYRIATVRWSRPEKALLAGGVTASELHRSPSHVQALRRLDNDEVDLFAFTDLGANCLMQGLGMRQDDYTVYFTFDEEPLYFAFSKDTDDRLIARLNKALKDLKATGQGGLSQFDRMFTDRFSRN, encoded by the coding sequence ATGAAACGCATATTCAATTCGCTTCTTTTCATACTGTTTCTGATTTCCGTCACGGTTCTTCCGTGCAATGCCGATAAGTTTATAGCCATGACTGCACCGTATCCCCCATATACCGTCAGCAATGGCCTGCAAGTCACGGGGATGTCCGTCTCCACACTGACGACCATCATGGACATGTGCGAAACACCCATCGTTGACAAGGAAATAAAATTGACACCCTGGGCCTATGCCTACGAGACGACAGCGCACAGCCCGGCAAGCATCATGCTCAATGCCCAACGTACGACAAAAACCGAACACCTCTACAAATGGGTCGGGCCGTTTACCACAACCAACATTGTGCTCATCGGCAAGAAGAAACATAAGTTCTTCATCACGAACAAATCGGATTTGAAGGGATATCGCATCGCCACTGTCCGATGGAGCCGGCCGGAAAAGGCTCTGCTCGCTGGAGGCGTCACCGCCTCCGAACTGCACCGAAGCCCCTCGCACGTACAGGCCCTCCGGCGGCTTGACAATGACGAAGTGGATTTGTTCGCCTTCACAGACCTCGGAGCCAACTGCCTGATGCAGGGACTGGGAATGCGACAGGATGACTATACGGTCTATTTCACATTCGATGAAGAACCGCTCTATTTCGCTTTCAGCAAAGATACGGACGACAGGCTCATAGCCAGGTTGAACAAGGCGCTCAAGGATCTCAAGGCGACGGGGCAGGGAGGACTGAGCCAGTTCGACAGGATGTTCACAGACCGGTTTTCCCGAAACTGA
- a CDS encoding fumarate reductase iron-sulfur subunit, producing the protein MSRLLKFNIFRYNPEDDQSTPHMQEFVLEETDSMTLFIALNRIREEQDPALQFDFCCRAGICGSCGMVINGRPGLACHTKTRDLPGEITLLPLPVFKLVGDLSVDTGTWFRDMYTATESWIHTTKEFDPDALEERMDNKDAVAIYELERCVECGCCISACGTARLREDFMGAAALNRVARFLIDPRDQRTENDYYEIIGNDMGIFGCMGLLACEDVCPKHLPLQNQLGFLRRKMGITSLKRIFRK; encoded by the coding sequence ATGTCCAGATTACTGAAATTCAATATATTCCGGTATAATCCCGAGGACGACCAGTCTACGCCGCACATGCAGGAGTTCGTGCTGGAGGAAACCGACTCCATGACCCTGTTCATCGCGTTGAATCGTATCCGCGAAGAGCAGGACCCTGCATTGCAGTTCGATTTTTGCTGCCGAGCGGGCATTTGCGGATCCTGCGGCATGGTCATCAACGGTCGTCCCGGATTGGCCTGCCACACCAAGACCAGGGACCTGCCCGGCGAGATCACGTTGTTGCCCTTGCCGGTCTTCAAGCTGGTAGGCGATTTGTCCGTGGACACCGGTACCTGGTTCCGCGACATGTACACCGCCACCGAGTCCTGGATTCATACGACCAAGGAGTTCGATCCGGATGCCCTTGAAGAGCGTATGGACAACAAGGATGCCGTGGCCATCTACGAGTTGGAGCGGTGTGTGGAGTGCGGTTGCTGCATCTCGGCCTGCGGTACGGCTCGCCTGCGTGAGGATTTCATGGGAGCTGCGGCGCTCAACCGGGTGGCCCGTTTCCTCATTGATCCCCGTGATCAGCGGACCGAGAACGATTACTATGAGATCATCGGAAATGATATGGGTATCTTCGGCTGCATGGGGCTGCTGGCCTGTGAGGACGTCTGTCCCAAGCACCTGCCGCTGCAAAATCAGCTCGGCTTCCTGCGTCGCAAAATGGGCATCACTTCGTTGAAGCGGATCTTCAGGAAGTAA
- a CDS encoding PLP-dependent aminotransferase family protein, translating to MSNKFARRMGTVHRSFIREILKVTANPEIISFAGGLPNPELFPVSAMDLASREVFADIGASALQYSTTEGDAGLRAIISARYQKRGLAVDPDSILITTGSQQILDIAAKVFLDKGDKVVIERPGYLGAIQAFSIFEPEFVTVSLEDDGPNLQELEAVFKAGAKCFYAVPNFQNPSGVSYSLEKRKAVAELTDKYDVLFVEDDPYGELRFLGKDLPSVYSFCKNPSILCGSFSKIAAPGFRIGWVVAEKEIYDKLVIAKQASDLHTSTVAQAIMRRYLEKNDIEAHVELIKERYGRQRECMVEMIGKYFPDCVSITKPEGGMFLWATMPEGFSSMDLFDKAIKDKVAFVPGRPFFVDGSGENTLRLNFSNSDEARIEEGIKRLGRSIDSFLK from the coding sequence ATGTCTAATAAATTTGCCCGGAGAATGGGAACGGTTCACCGCTCATTCATCCGGGAAATTCTGAAAGTCACGGCAAATCCGGAAATCATTTCCTTTGCGGGCGGTCTGCCCAACCCCGAACTTTTTCCCGTCAGCGCAATGGATTTGGCATCCCGCGAGGTCTTTGCGGACATCGGCGCGAGCGCTCTTCAGTATTCCACAACAGAGGGTGATGCCGGTCTGCGGGCCATCATCTCTGCCCGATACCAGAAGCGTGGGCTTGCCGTGGACCCGGATTCCATTCTGATCACCACCGGATCCCAGCAGATTCTCGATATTGCAGCCAAGGTCTTTCTGGACAAGGGAGACAAGGTCGTCATCGAACGGCCCGGGTATCTTGGTGCCATCCAGGCTTTTTCCATCTTTGAGCCTGAGTTCGTGACCGTGTCCCTGGAGGACGACGGACCCAATTTGCAAGAACTGGAAGCCGTTTTCAAGGCCGGAGCAAAGTGTTTTTATGCTGTGCCCAATTTTCAGAATCCTTCAGGTGTCAGTTATTCTTTGGAAAAACGGAAGGCAGTCGCGGAATTGACGGACAAGTATGATGTCCTTTTCGTTGAAGACGACCCCTACGGCGAACTCCGTTTTCTGGGAAAGGATCTGCCGAGCGTTTATTCCTTCTGCAAGAACCCCAGCATCCTGTGCGGTTCCTTTTCCAAGATTGCCGCGCCCGGCTTCCGTATCGGCTGGGTCGTGGCGGAGAAGGAAATCTACGACAAGCTGGTCATCGCCAAGCAGGCGTCCGACTTGCATACTTCCACCGTGGCCCAGGCGATTATGCGCCGCTATCTGGAGAAGAACGACATTGAGGCCCATGTGGAGCTGATCAAAGAGCGCTACGGCCGTCAGCGTGAGTGCATGGTGGAGATGATCGGGAAGTATTTCCCGGATTGTGTTTCCATAACCAAGCCCGAGGGCGGCATGTTCCTTTGGGCGACCATGCCTGAAGGGTTTTCGAGCATGGATCTGTTCGACAAGGCCATCAAGGACAAGGTGGCTTTTGTGCCGGGCAGGCCGTTCTTTGTCGACGGCTCCGGCGAGAATACCCTGCGCCTCAATTTTTCCAATTCGGACGAGGCTCGTATTGAAGAGGGCATTAAGCGCCTGGGCAGGAGCATAGATTCATTTTTGAAGTAA
- a CDS encoding pitrilysin family protein: MNKRNETPSTPIPAIHLPTLTDNAMGAPHIVKLKNGMTILIKEDDRFPLVNVRLYVHAGSAYETPEIAGISHQLEHMVFKGTDKRAPGETAREIESVGGSLNAATSFDYTVYYVEVPEDQWQLGMDVVTDMAFNQTINSTELENEKKVVLEELERGEDTPSSKLFKTLQSMVWKDSSYEWPIIGYRETVSSFTRNDIKDYIATHYQPQSMLLTVVGKVNPDQILAEADKLLGSLKNTRSYIPPEPLPIPETGNGPRVVEMSGKWNKVYMGAAFPIPHSASAKIPGLEMLAQLMGGDDTSRLYRSFKYDKQLVDDISVSPLSLERGGMLYIHAILDADKVETFWAELNTELANFDPADFTDREIERARLNLENSLFLAKETLSGLAGKVGYFQFFDGGEQAERNYLFALSQVDRDEMKDLFDEYVRPDQLALAVLVPEGSGVSAETLTAITNDKWPARNSHKELLTAASATEPTTIALPGGSKLMLLPDDTLPYTAMSMYWTGGDGELTREQQGLAALTATALTRGTTNMSATEMQDFLSDHAASLGSTAGRNVFAVEAKFPTRFTDKVLPVFADTLTAPAFSETEVKRSKQDQIADIKQSEDRPLGLAFRNLFPFLYKTGPYALLHTGTPESVDNFDTKDIIRFWSRQSMQPFTLAVCGQFDQAAIEGFANKIAKSLTAPTGEYTFSTPEWGQEREADLHLPDRNQAHILMTFPTPGKIDLETSAKLELLQAALSGQSGLLFRDLRDKQGLAYTVTAMLWQSRNTGFMALYIGTGPDKVEQSLNGFRTVLADLAANPLPKEELDRAGNILTGDYYQEHQSLLSRSRQAASLSARGFDPDYETIVIERAKTVTAEEIQALVAEYLTPDKAYIMKVTP, from the coding sequence ATGAATAAACGAAACGAGACACCATCGACCCCGATCCCGGCCATCCACCTTCCGACCTTGACGGATAACGCCATGGGAGCACCCCATATCGTCAAGCTCAAGAACGGGATGACCATACTCATCAAGGAAGACGACCGTTTCCCCCTGGTCAACGTGCGCCTTTATGTCCATGCGGGCAGTGCCTATGAAACGCCCGAGATTGCGGGCATCAGTCACCAGCTTGAACACATGGTCTTCAAAGGGACCGACAAACGCGCTCCGGGTGAAACCGCCCGCGAGATCGAATCCGTGGGCGGCAGCCTGAACGCGGCCACCAGCTTCGACTACACTGTCTACTACGTGGAAGTGCCCGAAGACCAATGGCAACTCGGCATGGATGTGGTTACGGACATGGCCTTCAACCAGACCATCAATTCAACCGAGCTTGAGAACGAAAAGAAGGTTGTGCTCGAAGAACTGGAACGTGGCGAGGACACGCCCAGCAGCAAACTTTTCAAGACCCTGCAATCCATGGTCTGGAAGGATTCCAGCTACGAATGGCCGATCATCGGCTACCGGGAAACCGTCTCCTCCTTCACCCGGAATGACATAAAGGACTACATAGCCACCCATTACCAGCCGCAGTCTATGCTCCTGACCGTGGTGGGCAAAGTCAATCCCGATCAGATTCTGGCCGAAGCGGACAAGCTGCTCGGCTCCTTGAAAAACACCCGATCGTATATCCCGCCGGAACCTTTGCCCATTCCCGAAACCGGCAACGGACCCCGCGTGGTCGAGATGTCCGGCAAATGGAACAAGGTATACATGGGCGCGGCCTTTCCCATCCCGCACAGCGCGTCCGCCAAGATCCCGGGACTGGAAATGCTCGCCCAACTCATGGGCGGCGACGACACTTCCCGGCTCTACCGTTCCTTCAAATACGACAAACAACTGGTGGACGACATCTCTGTTTCGCCGCTCTCACTTGAACGCGGCGGCATGTTGTACATCCACGCCATTCTTGACGCAGACAAAGTGGAAACATTCTGGGCGGAGCTGAACACGGAACTGGCCAATTTCGATCCTGCCGACTTCACGGACCGCGAGATCGAACGCGCCCGGCTGAACCTGGAGAACTCACTATTCCTGGCCAAGGAGACCCTCTCCGGCCTGGCCGGAAAGGTCGGATACTTCCAATTCTTCGACGGCGGTGAGCAGGCGGAACGCAACTACCTCTTTGCCCTGAGCCAGGTGGACAGGGACGAAATGAAAGACCTGTTCGACGAATACGTCCGCCCTGACCAACTCGCCCTGGCCGTGCTGGTGCCGGAAGGCAGCGGCGTATCCGCCGAGACCCTGACCGCCATCACCAATGACAAATGGCCTGCCAGGAACAGCCACAAGGAACTGCTGACCGCAGCGTCTGCAACGGAACCCACGACCATTGCCCTGCCCGGCGGAAGCAAACTGATGCTCCTGCCCGACGACACCCTGCCCTACACCGCCATGAGCATGTACTGGACAGGCGGCGACGGCGAACTGACGCGGGAACAGCAGGGGTTGGCAGCCCTGACGGCCACGGCTCTGACCCGAGGCACCACAAACATGTCGGCCACGGAGATGCAGGACTTCCTGTCGGATCACGCCGCCAGCCTGGGTTCCACGGCCGGGCGCAACGTCTTTGCCGTTGAGGCCAAGTTCCCCACCCGATTCACTGACAAGGTTTTGCCGGTTTTTGCAGACACCCTGACCGCCCCGGCCTTCAGCGAAACAGAAGTCAAACGGTCCAAGCAGGACCAGATAGCGGACATCAAACAGAGCGAGGACCGCCCCCTGGGACTGGCTTTCCGCAACCTCTTCCCGTTCCTGTACAAGACCGGTCCCTACGCCCTGCTGCACACGGGAACACCCGAAAGCGTCGACAACTTCGACACCAAAGACATCATCCGTTTCTGGAGCCGCCAGTCCATGCAGCCCTTCACCCTGGCCGTATGCGGTCAGTTCGATCAAGCCGCCATTGAGGGATTTGCCAACAAGATAGCGAAATCCCTGACCGCACCGACGGGCGAATACACCTTCAGCACCCCTGAATGGGGCCAGGAGCGCGAAGCCGACCTGCACCTGCCGGACCGCAACCAGGCGCATATCCTCATGACCTTCCCCACACCGGGCAAGATCGACCTGGAGACCTCGGCCAAGCTGGAACTTCTCCAAGCCGCCCTGTCCGGCCAATCCGGCCTGCTCTTCCGCGACCTGCGCGACAAGCAGGGGCTGGCCTACACGGTCACGGCCATGCTCTGGCAGAGCCGCAACACCGGATTCATGGCCCTGTACATCGGAACCGGCCCGGACAAGGTGGAACAGTCCCTGAACGGCTTCAGGACCGTACTCGCCGACCTGGCAGCCAACCCGCTTCCCAAGGAAGAACTGGACCGGGCCGGAAACATCCTGACGGGCGATTATTATCAGGAGCATCAGTCCCTGCTCTCCCGCAGCCGTCAGGCTGCAAGCCTCTCGGCGCGCGGATTCGACCCCGACTACGAGACAATCGTCATCGAACGGGCCAAGACCGTCACCGCCGAGGAAATACAGGCACTGGTGGCAGAGTATCTGACGCCTGACAAGGCCTACATCATGAAGGTCACCCCGTAA
- a CDS encoding succinate dehydrogenase/fumarate reductase cytochrome b subunit has product MSISYAPAGKSGKWDGALDWLQMLSGVSLILFMWCHMLLVSSVVISPALMNGIAYFFEMTGMAQVGGPLIFLVFLTHFVLAARKIPFRFDGQKTIWQHARMMHHADTWLWVVQVVSAMLILVMGSIHMWVVLTDLPITAAKSAARIQGGFWAVFYLFLLPLAELHVGIGFYRIGVKWGFVKDRERGKFKRGENMITLMFICIGLITLIRFMFLSIN; this is encoded by the coding sequence ATGTCCATCAGTTATGCACCAGCTGGCAAATCCGGCAAGTGGGATGGCGCATTGGATTGGCTGCAAATGCTGTCCGGCGTCAGCCTGATTTTGTTCATGTGGTGTCACATGCTACTGGTTTCCAGTGTTGTCATCAGCCCCGCCCTCATGAACGGTATCGCATATTTTTTTGAGATGACCGGCATGGCTCAGGTGGGTGGTCCGCTTATCTTTCTCGTCTTTCTGACGCACTTTGTCCTGGCAGCCCGGAAGATTCCCTTCCGTTTTGACGGCCAGAAAACCATCTGGCAGCACGCCCGGATGATGCACCATGCCGATACCTGGCTGTGGGTGGTCCAGGTCGTGTCCGCCATGCTTATTCTGGTCATGGGGTCCATCCACATGTGGGTTGTGCTGACCGACCTGCCCATCACCGCGGCCAAATCCGCTGCCCGCATCCAGGGCGGCTTCTGGGCTGTGTTCTATCTGTTCCTCCTCCCCCTGGCCGAGCTGCACGTCGGCATCGGTTTCTATCGCATCGGCGTGAAGTGGGGTTTCGTGAAGGATAGGGAGCGGGGCAAATTCAAGCGGGGCGAAAACATGATTACTCTCATGTTCATCTGTATCGGGTTGATCACCCTGATCCGCTTCATGTTTTTAAGCATCAACTAA
- a CDS encoding Fe-S-containing hydro-lyase has translation MAEYKLTTPLTDEDIEQLKAGDVVFLSGTIHSARDAAHKKLFDLLDAGKELPFELEGSAIYYVGPSPAPPGRPIGSAGPTTSYRMDTYAPRLHALGMKASIGKGKRSDEVKAAMKEHKGVYFGATGGAGALLSNSIVESTVIAFEELGPEAIRAMKVKDFPLLVINDCHGGELYVKPKLDTAE, from the coding sequence ATGGCTGAATATAAATTGACCACTCCGTTGACCGATGAGGATATTGAGCAACTGAAGGCGGGCGATGTCGTTTTTCTGTCCGGCACCATCCATTCCGCTCGTGATGCAGCCCATAAAAAGCTTTTCGACCTGCTTGATGCGGGCAAGGAACTGCCGTTCGAGCTGGAAGGATCGGCCATCTACTACGTCGGTCCCAGTCCGGCCCCTCCGGGGCGTCCCATCGGGTCCGCCGGTCCGACCACCAGTTACCGCATGGATACCTATGCGCCCCGACTGCATGCGCTCGGCATGAAGGCGTCCATCGGCAAGGGCAAGCGTTCCGATGAGGTCAAGGCAGCCATGAAGGAACACAAGGGCGTGTACTTCGGTGCCACCGGCGGTGCAGGGGCATTGCTCTCCAATTCCATCGTGGAATCCACGGTGATCGCCTTCGAAGAACTGGGCCCTGAGGCCATTCGTGCCATGAAAGTCAAGGATTTTCCGTTGTTGGTAATCAATGACTGTCACGGCGGTGAATTGTACGTCAAACCCAAGCTTGACACTGCTGAATAA
- a CDS encoding DUF2238 domain-containing protein, with protein sequence MEDSPLSRYFPHGLAVAFLILWTVLAIDPVMRDVWWAENLPVMAVFLLLASTYRVFRFSNLAYGLMACWLILHTIGGHYTFASVPFDFVTDLFGFERNHFDRLGHYSIGFYAFPIAELLTRKRLARPVVVYLFGLFAIMALAAAYEIIEWWYAVLAGGEAGIEFLGSQGDIWDAQTDMLADTLGAVTVLILFAFSGIRAEES encoded by the coding sequence ATGGAGGATTCCCCTCTGTCCCGGTACTTCCCGCACGGCCTGGCCGTTGCATTCCTCATCCTGTGGACCGTGCTTGCCATCGACCCGGTCATGCGCGACGTGTGGTGGGCCGAAAACCTGCCGGTCATGGCCGTCTTTCTGCTCCTGGCATCCACCTACCGAGTCTTTCGTTTCTCCAATCTCGCTTACGGCCTCATGGCCTGCTGGCTGATTTTGCACACCATCGGCGGGCACTACACCTTTGCCAGCGTGCCCTTTGATTTCGTGACCGATCTCTTCGGATTCGAGCGAAACCACTTTGACAGGCTCGGGCACTACTCCATCGGATTCTACGCCTTTCCCATAGCCGAACTGCTGACGCGCAAACGGCTGGCAAGGCCGGTGGTGGTCTACCTGTTCGGGCTGTTCGCCATCATGGCGCTGGCTGCGGCCTATGAAATCATTGAATGGTGGTACGCCGTTCTGGCTGGCGGCGAAGCGGGTATCGAATTCCTCGGGTCCCAGGGCGACATATGGGATGCCCAGACCGACATGCTGGCCGATACGCTGGGGGCCGTTACCGTCTTGATCCTCTTCGCTTTTTCCGGGATCAGGGCCGAAGAGAGCTAG
- a CDS encoding fumarate reductase flavoprotein subunit, protein MQTIYTDFLVVGAGLAGERAAVEAADAGFSAICLSLVPARRSHSSAAQGGMQASLGNSVMGEGDCPDVHFADTVKGSDWGCDQEVARMFADTAPIEMRRLAHWGVPWNRVVPGKSIYYKGGKQFEKVEAKEKEGLIMARSFGGTAKWRTCYTSDGTGHAVMCTMDNRCAQVGVEVHDKTEAISLIQDGDTCYGVVARCLRTGELRVYLSKATMIAAGGFGRIYPNTTNAVICDGGAHTMCVDTGVVPMGNMEAVQFHPTGIVPTDILVTEGCRGDGGTLLDVDEKRFMDIYEPEKAELASRDVVSRWMTHHMREGHGVKSPYGEHLWLDIRHLGEEHITGKLREVYEICTYFLGVDPIHQLIPVRPTQHYSMGGVRTNRDGAAYGLKGLFAAGEAACWDMHGFNRLGGNSLAETVVAGGIIGRKIAEYLQGSETEFKTGLINDEVKKQQSRINALINGTNGSENIYKVRAAMQDALHKGANIFRNQDGLETCVASLQEALVRSKKVGLRSNGKGVNPELAAALKLEGQVKMALMVAYGALMRTESRGSHNREDFTARNDRDWLNRTLAYWKKADDTLPTLDYEPATEVVEIPPGDRGYGKSEIISADDKKE, encoded by the coding sequence ATGCAGACTATCTACACCGATTTTCTTGTTGTCGGAGCAGGTCTGGCGGGCGAGCGTGCAGCCGTTGAGGCGGCCGACGCCGGTTTCTCCGCCATCTGTTTGAGCCTGGTTCCGGCCCGCCGGTCACATTCCTCTGCCGCACAGGGCGGTATGCAGGCCTCTTTGGGCAATTCCGTCATGGGCGAGGGCGACTGCCCGGATGTTCACTTTGCGGATACGGTCAAAGGCTCCGACTGGGGTTGCGACCAGGAGGTCGCCCGCATGTTTGCGGACACCGCACCCATTGAAATGCGCCGTCTGGCCCATTGGGGTGTGCCCTGGAACCGCGTTGTGCCTGGCAAGTCCATTTACTACAAGGGCGGCAAGCAGTTCGAGAAGGTCGAAGCCAAGGAAAAGGAAGGGTTGATCATGGCCCGGTCCTTTGGCGGCACGGCCAAATGGCGCACCTGTTACACCTCGGACGGCACCGGTCATGCGGTCATGTGCACCATGGACAACCGCTGTGCCCAGGTGGGCGTCGAGGTCCATGACAAGACCGAAGCCATATCCCTGATCCAGGACGGTGACACCTGCTACGGCGTGGTGGCCCGCTGCCTGAGAACTGGTGAATTGCGCGTCTACCTGTCCAAGGCGACCATGATTGCCGCCGGCGGGTTCGGCCGCATCTATCCCAATACCACCAATGCGGTCATCTGTGACGGCGGGGCACACACCATGTGTGTCGATACAGGCGTTGTCCCCATGGGCAACATGGAAGCCGTTCAGTTCCACCCGACCGGCATCGTGCCCACGGACATCCTGGTTACCGAAGGGTGTCGCGGTGACGGCGGAACCCTGCTCGACGTCGATGAAAAACGTTTCATGGACATATACGAGCCTGAAAAGGCCGAGTTGGCCTCCCGCGACGTGGTCTCCCGCTGGATGACCCATCACATGCGCGAGGGGCACGGCGTCAAGTCGCCTTATGGCGAACACCTCTGGCTGGACATCCGCCATTTGGGCGAAGAGCATATCACCGGCAAGCTCCGTGAAGTGTACGAAATATGTACCTACTTTCTGGGCGTTGATCCCATTCATCAGCTTATTCCGGTCCGGCCTACCCAGCACTATTCCATGGGCGGCGTGCGGACAAATAGGGATGGCGCGGCCTACGGTCTCAAAGGGCTGTTCGCCGCAGGCGAGGCCGCGTGCTGGGATATGCACGGCTTCAACCGTCTGGGCGGTAACTCCCTGGCGGAAACCGTGGTCGCCGGCGGTATCATCGGTCGAAAGATTGCCGAGTACCTTCAGGGCAGCGAGACCGAATTCAAGACCGGACTCATCAATGACGAGGTCAAGAAACAGCAGTCCCGCATCAACGCACTGATCAATGGCACCAACGGTTCGGAAAACATCTACAAGGTTCGTGCAGCCATGCAGGACGCCCTGCACAAGGGCGCGAACATCTTCCGTAACCAGGACGGGTTGGAGACTTGCGTGGCTTCCCTGCAGGAAGCCCTGGTCCGTTCCAAGAAAGTGGGCCTGCGTTCCAACGGCAAGGGCGTCAATCCCGAACTGGCCGCAGCCCTCAAGCTTGAAGGGCAGGTCAAGATGGCCCTGATGGTCGCCTATGGCGCGCTCATGCGTACCGAGTCCCGCGGTTCCCACAACCGTGAGGATTTCACCGCCCGTAATGACCGCGATTGGCTCAACCGTACACTGGCGTATTGGAAAAAGGCCGACGACACCTTGCCGACGCTCGACTACGAGCCTGCAACCGAAGTCGTGGAGATTCCTCCAGGAGACCGTGGCTACGGCAAGTCCGAAATCATTAGCGCCGACGACAAAAAGGAATAG